In Felis catus isolate Fca126 chromosome E1, F.catus_Fca126_mat1.0, whole genome shotgun sequence, the following proteins share a genomic window:
- the KRT9 gene encoding keratin, type I cytoskeletal 9: MSCRQFSSSYRSQGSSRGGGGSMMSSFGRVSSSGAAGGGGRFSSSSSYGGGRSGACGRGGGGSFGSSYGGGSGGGFSAGSFGGGSRRFGGVSGGGFGGGSGGGFGGSGGFGGGSGGGFGFGGGSAGGFGGSGGFGGDFDGGAGGILGADEKTTMQNLNFRLASYLDKVQALEEDNNKLEGKIREWYNKQGPMTFQKDYSPYYDTIEDLKNQILDTTVGNHKTLLDLDNVHMTLDDFRMKYEMENTLRQAVEADINGLRKVLDDLTMQKSVLEMQYESQQEELIFLKKNHEDEMNQLTGQNSGDVNVEMNAAPGKDLTKILNDMREQYERISAKNRRDIEEQYETQMSQMEQEVTNSGREMESSNKEVTQLRHSVQEMEIELQSQLSKKLALEKSLEDTKNRYCGQLQQLQEQISNLEAQLTEIRGEIECQNQEYSVLLNIKTRLEQEIATYRSLLEGGQEDFESHESGQRHSGGGRGSGYHGGSGGSHGRGSWGGSGGSHGRGSGGSYGGRGSSGGGSGGSHGGGSGGSYGGGSSSGGGSGGRGGSGGSCEEGSGSGGGSGGSYGGGSGSGGGSGGSYGGGSGSGGGSGGSYGGGSGSGGGSGGSYGGGSGSGGGSGGSYGGGSGSGGGSGGSYGGGSGSKGGSGGSYGGGSGRSSQSQSSSSKSGECDDTQGYQIRY, translated from the exons ATGAGTTGCAGACAATTCTCCTCCTCTTACCGGAGCCAAGGCAGCTCCAGGGGCGGCGGGGGCAGCATGATGTCCTCGTTCGGTCGCGTCAGCTCCTCAGGGGCCGCTGGAGGAGGGGGCCGATTCAGCTCTTCCAGTAGCTACGGAGGGGGGCGCTCCGGGGcctgtgggaggggaggtggtggcagTTTTGGCTCCAGCTACGGTGGAGGATCTGGGGGTGGTTTTAGTGCTGGTAGCTTCGGTGGAGGTTCCAGGCGCTTCGGTGGTGTGTCTGGAGGGGGCTTTGGGGGTGGATCTGGAGGAGGCTTTGGAGGCTCTGGGGGCTTTGGGGGTGGATCTGGAGGAGGCTTTGGTTTTGGTGGCGGTTCTGCAGGAGGCTTTGGGGGATCTGGGGGCTTTGGCGGTGACTTTGATGGTGGTGCTGGTGGTATTCTGGGCGCTGATGAGAAGACCACCATGCAGAACCTCAATTTCCGGCTGGCCTCCTACTTGGATAAGGTGCAGGCACTAGAGGAAGACAACAATAAACTGGAGGGTAAGATCCGGGAGTGGTATAACAAGCAGGGACCCATGACCTTCCAAAAGGATTACTCCCCCTACTATGACACCATCGAAGACCTCAAGAACCAG ATTCTGGACACCACAGTGGGCAACCATAAGACTCTCCTGGATCTTGACAACGTTCACATGACATTGGATGACTTCAGGATGAA GTATGAGATGGAAAACACCCTGCGACAAGCAGTGGAGGCTGACATCAATGGCTTGCGGAAGGTGCTGGATGATCTGACCATGCAAAAGTCTGTCCTGGAAATGCAGTATGAGTCTCAGCAGGAGGAACTGATTTTCCTCAAGAAGAATCATGAGGAT GAGATGAATCAGCTGACTGGGCAGAACTCTGGGGATGTCAATGTGGAGATGAATGCTGCTCCTGGCAAAGATCTCACCAAGATCCTCAATGACATGCGCGAGCAGTATGAGAGGATCAGTGCTAAGAACCGTAGGGACATTGAAGAGCAATATGAGACTCAG ATGAGCCAGATGGAGCAGGAAGTGACGAATAGTGGCCGGGAGATGGAGTCCAGCAACAAGGAGGTGACCCAGCTCCGGCACAGCGTCCAGGAGATGGAGATTGAGCTGCAGTCTCAGCTCAGCAAG AAATTGGCCCTGGAGAAGTCCTTGGAAGACACCAAGAACCGCTACTGTGGCCAGCTGCAGCAGTTGCAGGAGCAGATCAGTAACCTGGAGGCTCAGCTCACTGAGATCCGGGGAGAGATTGAGTGCCAGAATCAGGAATACAGCGTTCTGCTCAACATCAAGACACGGCTGGAGCAGGAAATTGCGACTTACCGCAGCCTCCTTGAGGGTGGCCAGGAGGACTT TGAATCTCATGAATCTGGACAAAGGCACTCTGGAGGTGGCAGAGGAAGTGGATATCATGGTGGAAGTGGAGGCAGTCATGGAAGAGGATCCTGGGGAGGAAGTGGAGGTAGCCATGGAAGAGGAAGTGGAGGCAGCTATGGAGGAAGAGGTAGTtctggaggaggaagtggaggtaGCCACGGAGGAGGAAGTGGTGGCAGCTATGGTGGAGGAAGTAGCtctggaggaggaagtggaggcaggggaggaagtGGTGGCAGCTGTGAAGAAGGAAGTGGATCTGGAGGAGGAAGTGGTGGCAGCTACGGAGGAGGAAGTGGATCTGGAGGAGGAAGTGGCGGCAGCTACGGAGGAGGAAGTGGATCTGGAGGAGGAAGTGGTGGCAGCTACGGAGGGGGAAGTGGATCTGGAGGAGGAAGTGGCGGCAGCTACGGAGGAGGAAGTGGATCTGGAGGAGGAAGTGGCGGCAGCTACGGAGGAGGAAGTGGATCTGGAGGAGGAAGTGGTGGCAGCTATGGAGGAGGAAGTGGATCCAAAGGCGGAAGTGGTGGCAGCTatggaggaggaagtggaagaTCATCTCAGTCCCAGTCCTCTTCCTCAAAATCTGGTGAATGTGATGATACACAAG GCTATCAGATTCGATACTAG